From the Vibrio tubiashii ATCC 19109 genome, the window AAGCGTAAGCGCCTTAAAGTCAAAAAACGCGATCCCAATACGGAAGGCGTGCGTCGCCTAGTCAACACCAGTGCTGTGGGCGAGCTAAAACTGGATGAACATGGCAAACCAAGACGGATTTCGATACTGACTGGCAATGGAGTCGAATGGGAGTTCCCTCCGATAAAAGAAAAGTAAGGTTTTTGTAAAGACCCTTGAGATGTTCTCGGATAAGCACTATTTATAAAAATAGTGTTATCGCAAAGGTTTTCAATATGCTCAATTCAATCACGTCGCTTTTCAAACAGTTACTTGAGGGCCACGACTTAAGTCACAACACCCAGCCTGATGTCAATCTTGCTATCGCTTGCCTACTTTGTGAAGTTGCCGGTGCGGACAATCAAATAGAACAGGTTGAAATTGAAGCGAAACGCCACCTGTTAACGCGTTTACTCGATTTAGATGAAACCGCTGCAACAACCCTGTTGAGCCGGGCAGAAATGCGCAGTAAAGACTCGACTTCTCTCTACGATTTCACCTCCCAACTTCGAGAGTTGAGCCAAGAAACCCGCTTCGCGCTGATCAAAGCAATGTGGGAAGTCGCGAATGCTGATGGTGAGATTGACCCAATAGAAGATTCTGTGATTAGGAAAACCGCAGAACTACTGTATGTTGACCATAGTGAGTTTATACGTGCCAAATTAGCTGTCATTAACGATACAAACGACAATAAAGAAACTTAACTCTCTGAAACAAAGTGTTTTTGTGCGGATTAGTCCGGCAATTTAAATCGACAAGGAACTCTGTGATTGTGTTGGCACAATGCGTAATCATGTTTGTTTATATTGGAGCAAATTCAATATGATACTGATTAAACATGAAGCTACACAAATCAGCGCTTTTACTTACCGCGCTTGCCTTTAATTCTTACGCTGACAACCATTTACCTTCTGGACAAGATTGGATCAATCACGCCACGCTTGGCTTAGCTCCATATTGGATGATGCCAACCGCGCAAGGAGAGCCAGTAGGTAACTTTCCAACATTTCGCTGCGATGACGGCACTCTCCTTGACGTCAATAATGTTTGCCCTGAACTAGACAGAGGTTGGATTCGCCCAAACTTCGATCGTGACTACACGCGGATGAAATCTCGGCAAACTTATGCTTATGGGGTTTTGTTTCACATGAGTGGCGACCCAAAAGCATTAACGCTCGCTAAGCAAGGGGCTTACTACTTAATTAACCATCTACAAGATAAAGAAAATGGTGGATTCATAAGCTTCACCAAACAAGGTGTCCCGGGATTAAACTGGAAACAACGCACATCCCAAGACCAAGCCTATGCTTTGGTCGGCCTTGCAATGTATTACTACCTAACTCAAGACAAAAATGTTGAGCGTGCGCTGATTGAACAGCAAGCCTTTATCTTTGATAAATATCGACTAGCGGATGATCAAGGTCTGGCTTGGGTACTAGAGGATGGTGACGGAGAGAGTGCACGTCAACGAGAGTTAGTCGCTCAACTTGACCAAATCAACGGCTATTTACTGTTAGTCGCTCCCCTACTCCCTGAACCCGCAAAGTCAAAATGGTTGGCAGATCTATCTTGGCTCACTCAGGTATTAGTAAGTCATTATCATTCTGATCAAGAGCAACGCTTCTATGGTGCTATTCATCATAAAGCCGTCATGATGGCCGACGCCAAGCACAATGACTTCGGTCACACCATCAAAGCGTATTGGATGACTTATCTAACAGGGCAAACTCTTGGCAATACCCAATGGAAAGAGTTTGGTTTCAATGGTATGAAGCAGACTTTACAACAAGCAAAAAACACACGTAATTTCAGCTCTGTTGCTTACCTTTTCGACGAACCACTCACAACTCATTGGCAGAGAGAAGATATCATCGCATGGCGAAGCCGACCGTATACCGATGCTTGTTCATCATGGGAATGGGCAGAGCTTGACCAAGCTGCAATGACGGTCTCTATGGTTGATAACTCAATGAACGACGTCCTTGAGTTTACCTTACCTACATACCATGACGCTTGGGTTGATCATAAATATGGTGGTGTTGGGCTCGACCCAAAGAGTACCAAAGCTTTTCATTGGGGTAATGGCTACCATCAATTTGAACATGCTCTGGTCGGCTATTTGTTCGCCCAGCAGGTTAGTCGCCAAGCGGCGCAGCTCTATTACGCAAGGCCTAAAAATAGCACATTAGCCTTCGCACCGTATTATTATCGAGGTGAAGTTAAAAAAGTGACTAGCCTATCAGGCGAGAAAATACAGCAAGTGAGTTTTGAAGAGATTCGACCTTAATGACAAGGCTCGATGTTTATTCATCGGGCCTTGAACAAGAAAATAGAGCGCTAAAGCATGGTCAGGGCAAGTTTGGCAAGGTTATAGGCATCGACATAACCGGAGTGCTGACGTCCTTCCCACTCGATACCTTTGCTCTCTTGTGCTGCTTTATGCCCGATTCGTTTGTCTTTAAGACGATTTTGGATTCGGAATAAGGTCGCCAAGTTAATAAATTCATTGAATGGGGCATCAATGCCTTTATCTAGACACTCTTGCTTTAGTACCAGATCATCGCGACCCCAAGCCGCGTAAATTTTGTTTGTGCCACCAAAGTTTTTCACCATAGATTTCAGGACTTCCTCTAGTGGACGTCCCTGCTTTTCGATCTTACGTGGCGTGATTCCTGTCAACTGAGAACAAAACAGCGAGACTTCATCTGTCTCTGGTTTTACGTAGTACTGTGCCCGCTTAACGATCTCACCTTTTACAAGGTCAATCTCTGCAAGCCCTACTTCAATAATTTCGCCAGTGGTACCGACACCGCCTTCATTCCAACAGCACATTTCTAGATCGAAACAAACAACACGGTTATGGTTCATGGTTCGCCTTTGTTCAAAATAATCTGAAAGCGCAAAATTCTACAATAGAATACGTGAAAACTCGAATTTCAGTACACTGATTGGCGAGTTATTCTGCAATTGAAACGCAGTTTCGACCCGCCTGCTTACTCTTATAAAGCTGAGCATCGGAAGCTTGCATAATATCTTCTTCGTTTTCCAGGCGACGAATCGCAGCGCCAATGCTGAGTGAACATTGGATCATTCTTCCATCGAACTCATATTCTGAGGTTGCGACTGAGCGACCAATTCTGTCTAGGTAGTTAAACAGCTTATAGCGATCGGTGATATGAGAGATGATACAAAACTCATCGCCTCCCATACGAACAAAGACATCACCGGGCTCAAGATGACCTTGAACAATTCTAGCGACATGGCAGAGCATTTCGTCTCCAGCGACGTGTCCGTAGTGATCATTGATGAGCTTAAACTTATCCACGTCAAATCCCACTAGAGCAAAAGACTCTTGCTTGCTTACTTTAGCGGTCAAATAGCGACTGAACGCTCGGCGGTTGTATATCCCGGTTAACGTATCGTGATCAACTAAGAACTGGAGCTCTTCGGTTCGTTCATCAAGCAACACTTCAAGGTGCTCTTTGTCGCGAATTAATAGCAGGACGATATAGCTCGATAGACAAGCGATAACAATCCCGGCCATAAAAATGCCAATCAACACAAAACGATCATTATCAGTGACCTTTCTGTCGAGTTTGAAATCAACAATCCATTCTCGATTTGGTAACACGACGCGTTTGGTAATCTCAATGCCGCTGGTTACATCCCAGTTATTACTTTCATATAGGATCGGATCATCTTCAGCATCAAAGCCCTTATCGGTTACTTTGACCAGCAAGTCTTGTTCAGTCGCCGTGCGTACTACTATCGATTCAAAATATTTGGTTGAACGAATAACACCGATTACCACTCCAACGAGCTCTTTAGCATTTTCCGCACTAAACACTGGGTGATAAACCAGTAATCCTGTTTTTGCTAAGCTTCTATCAAAGCCATCTTGCAGCAAACGAATTTTGTCAGAAACGCTTGGCTGCCCGGTTTCACGAATACCATCAAGCACTAACTGAAAACGCAACCGAGACGAGTAATAGCCGAGCGCATTGAAGTTCGCCTGATTTCGGGGATACACATCGGATGCTGGGTAGATGGGTTCATCGTTACGCATGATGTAACCAAGCGTCTTTGGTCCGTCTTTGGGTACTGTGTAAATCTCATAAAACGGGTAGGTTCGCTTAACCTTTTCAACATGGGCAGCGACTTGATGATGTTCAATGCGCGGCATCCATTGCAGCGCGATAAGCGTTTGAGAAGAGGAAACGATTTGATCGGCAAATACTGGAAAGCGGTGCCAGTCTTCCGGTTGAGTAGCATGGAAAAAATTGGCTCCAGCACCTATGAACTGTAAATCACTCTCCACCACTTGCTGTAAGTTATCCGCTTGTTGCTCTGCAAGTTTATCTACCAAAGAAACCGTGTATTTAAACTGTGATTGATAGACAAAATAGACCGCGTACAAGGTGACCAATAAGGAAAAAATGAACGCAAAGAACGGGTATAAATACTTCTTTTTAGTCAAATATTGCATAAGGCATTTTTATGGAACAGCGCATCAAAATAAGCGCAGTATTCTAGCCCTATCCATTTAGTTACATAAAGAACTATCGGCGATTACATACAAGCCTATTCACGTTCCGTGCTGTGTGCCTCTTTTTGCGAGAGTAATTGAATGAAAACTCATCACTTAAACTTTAAAACACCGGATTAAAACGCTTTTAGTAGCAGAATGGTGACTTGATTATGGTACTATTCGCCCCAATTTATCAGAACAAATAGGCTCAAACTGTCACCTGAGCCAAAGCAGAGATTTACTTCATCTCTCCTTACACTAAAAATTAAGAGAATTGTCATGACGTTCGATTTACAAATGATCCCTCAAACGTTCGATATGCTTCACGCGGGTCTTGCTGCTTCAAGTGTATTGCTGCTACTTATTGCGACTTCTCGCAAGTCAAAAGTCATTGAGAAAGTGGTAGAGAAACCAGTTGAGAAAATCGTTGAAGTAGAAAAGCCCGTCGAAAAGATCGTTGAAGTAGAAAAAGTGGTCGAAGTAGAAAAAGTCATCGAAAAAGTGGTTGAAGTTGAATCAAAACTGGCAACTGCCTCTACCGATTCAGCAATGCAACTGCTATCAATTATGCAGCAAGAAGCGCGTCTAATCGACTTCTTGCAAGAAGACTTAACCTCATTCTCTGACGAAGAAGTGGGGGCAGCTGCTCGTGTTATACACACCGGTGGTCAAAAGGTACTAAGTGACCATGTAACGCTTGAGCATATTCGTAACGAAGACGAAGAAACGCGCATCACTATTGAAGAAGGCTTCAACCCACAGCAAGTTCGCCTAACGGGTAACGTTACAGGTAATGCACCGTTTAACGGTACTCTGATTCACAAAGGTTGGAAAGCAAGATCGATGAATCTACCAAAACTTGCAGAGAACTATGATGCGTCTGTTATTGCTCCAGCAGAGGTTGAGCTGTAATGGAACACCAGAATAACCAACCGCAAAACACAGAATCTAACCCTCCTAAATTTAGCGTCGGTATCGACTTAGGGACCACACATTGCGTGCTGTCCTATGTAGATACTAGCGTTGAAGATGCACGCGTTGAGGTAATGGCTATTCCTCAATTAACGGCACCAGGTACAGTAGAAAACCGCAGCCAACTCGGTTCATTTTTATACCAACCGCACGAACACGAAATGAACCCGGCATCGCGTGTTTTGCCTTGGTCATCTGAGCCAACGGCTCTTGTTGGTGCTATCGCGCGTAATTTAGGTGCTAAAACTCCGATTCGTCTGATTGCCAGTGCGAAATCTTGGCTTTGTCACGGTGGCGTCAACCGTCGCGACGCGTTTCTGCCGGCTGGCAGTCCTGAAGAAGTAGAGAAGGTGTCACCACTGCGTGCCACTGAGCTTTATTTAGAACACCTAAAACAAGCTTGGGATCATTCAAATCCAAATAATCCGCTTGCCAAGCAAGATGTAACCATCACTGTTCCGGCATCATTTGATCCTGCAGCACGCGATCTGACTGCAGAAGCTGCGCGCAATGTAGGCTTTGTTCATTTAACGCTACTTGAAGAGCCACAAGCTGCACTCTACAACTGGATCGATAACAGCAACGACAAATGGCGCGATGAAGTCTCTGTTGGCGATATTGTTCTTGTTGTTGATATCGGTGGTGGTACTACCGACCTTTCTCTTGTCGAG encodes:
- a CDS encoding 3'-5' exonuclease, producing MNHNRVVCFDLEMCCWNEGGVGTTGEIIEVGLAEIDLVKGEIVKRAQYYVKPETDEVSLFCSQLTGITPRKIEKQGRPLEEVLKSMVKNFGGTNKIYAAWGRDDLVLKQECLDKGIDAPFNEFINLATLFRIQNRLKDKRIGHKAAQESKGIEWEGRQHSGYVDAYNLAKLALTML
- a CDS encoding AGE family epimerase/isomerase, with translation MKLHKSALLLTALAFNSYADNHLPSGQDWINHATLGLAPYWMMPTAQGEPVGNFPTFRCDDGTLLDVNNVCPELDRGWIRPNFDRDYTRMKSRQTYAYGVLFHMSGDPKALTLAKQGAYYLINHLQDKENGGFISFTKQGVPGLNWKQRTSQDQAYALVGLAMYYYLTQDKNVERALIEQQAFIFDKYRLADDQGLAWVLEDGDGESARQRELVAQLDQINGYLLLVAPLLPEPAKSKWLADLSWLTQVLVSHYHSDQEQRFYGAIHHKAVMMADAKHNDFGHTIKAYWMTYLTGQTLGNTQWKEFGFNGMKQTLQQAKNTRNFSSVAYLFDEPLTTHWQREDIIAWRSRPYTDACSSWEWAELDQAAMTVSMVDNSMNDVLEFTLPTYHDAWVDHKYGGVGLDPKSTKAFHWGNGYHQFEHALVGYLFAQQVSRQAAQLYYARPKNSTLAFAPYYYRGEVKKVTSLSGEKIQQVSFEEIRP
- a CDS encoding tellurite resistance TerB family protein, with amino-acid sequence MLNSITSLFKQLLEGHDLSHNTQPDVNLAIACLLCEVAGADNQIEQVEIEAKRHLLTRLLDLDETAATTLLSRAEMRSKDSTSLYDFTSQLRELSQETRFALIKAMWEVANADGEIDPIEDSVIRKTAELLYVDHSEFIRAKLAVINDTNDNKET
- a CDS encoding DUF2760 domain-containing protein, which codes for MTFDLQMIPQTFDMLHAGLAASSVLLLLIATSRKSKVIEKVVEKPVEKIVEVEKPVEKIVEVEKVVEVEKVIEKVVEVESKLATASTDSAMQLLSIMQQEARLIDFLQEDLTSFSDEEVGAAARVIHTGGQKVLSDHVTLEHIRNEDEETRITIEEGFNPQQVRLTGNVTGNAPFNGTLIHKGWKARSMNLPKLAENYDASVIAPAEVEL
- a CDS encoding sensor domain-containing diguanylate cyclase; amino-acid sequence: MQYLTKKKYLYPFFAFIFSLLVTLYAVYFVYQSQFKYTVSLVDKLAEQQADNLQQVVESDLQFIGAGANFFHATQPEDWHRFPVFADQIVSSSQTLIALQWMPRIEHHQVAAHVEKVKRTYPFYEIYTVPKDGPKTLGYIMRNDEPIYPASDVYPRNQANFNALGYYSSRLRFQLVLDGIRETGQPSVSDKIRLLQDGFDRSLAKTGLLVYHPVFSAENAKELVGVVIGVIRSTKYFESIVVRTATEQDLLVKVTDKGFDAEDDPILYESNNWDVTSGIEITKRVVLPNREWIVDFKLDRKVTDNDRFVLIGIFMAGIVIACLSSYIVLLLIRDKEHLEVLLDERTEELQFLVDHDTLTGIYNRRAFSRYLTAKVSKQESFALVGFDVDKFKLINDHYGHVAGDEMLCHVARIVQGHLEPGDVFVRMGGDEFCIISHITDRYKLFNYLDRIGRSVATSEYEFDGRMIQCSLSIGAAIRRLENEEDIMQASDAQLYKSKQAGRNCVSIAE